The following proteins are encoded in a genomic region of Xenopus laevis strain J_2021 chromosome 3L, Xenopus_laevis_v10.1, whole genome shotgun sequence:
- the LOC108710314 gene encoding gastrokine-1 isoform X2, whose amino-acid sequence MKALILITSLLAVAFATDNIDIKNEKNVNTDVHQTVNIDNHDNVANVNQYNGWDSWNTMWDYNRGVFAVRLLSKKACVVSRINRNVVPSLEHLNKASQEKQKANAPPPPSMTYTVTKNRVRNVAQFGKHIAALCNNIPTYHATEVQGAALFSSQQGCSSISILRILGISLCGNIGC is encoded by the exons ATGAAAGCTTTA atTCTGATCACGTCTCTTCTTGCTGTAGCCTTTGCTACTGAT AATATTGACATTAAGAACGAGAAAAACGTCAACACGGATGTCCATCAGACAGTCAACATAGATAACCATGATAATGTTGCTAACGTGAATCAGTATAATGGTTGGGACTCATGGAACACCATGTGGGACTACAACAGA GGTGTCTTTGCTGTCCGCCTTTTGTCCAAGAAAGCTTGTGTAGTTAGCAGGATAAACAGAAATGTGGTCCCCAGCTTGGAACATCTCAACAAAGCCAGCCAGGAGAAACAG AAAGCCaatgctcctcctcctccctccatgACTTACACGGTGACAAAGAACCGAGTAAGGAACGTGGCACAGTTTGGCAAACACATAGCCGCTCTGTGCAACAACATCCCTACTTATCACGCCACAGAGGTGCAAG GTGCTGCTCTGTTTTCATCCCAGCAAGGGTGTAGTTCTATCAGCATTCTGCGAATTCTGGGCATCTCGCTGTGTGGGAACATTGGATGTTAA
- the LOC108710314 gene encoding gastrokine-1 isoform X1, with the protein MKALILITSLLAVAFATDNIDIKNEKNVNTDVHQTVNIDNHDNVANVNQYNGWDSWNTMWDYNRGVFAVRLLSKKACVVSRINRNVVPSLEHLNKASQEKQKANAPPPPSMTYTVTKNRVRNVAQFGKHIAALCNNIPTYHATEVQDPSLYETDCIKNSIINIMGIVICGLTPNCQKLQL; encoded by the exons ATGAAAGCTTTA atTCTGATCACGTCTCTTCTTGCTGTAGCCTTTGCTACTGAT AATATTGACATTAAGAACGAGAAAAACGTCAACACGGATGTCCATCAGACAGTCAACATAGATAACCATGATAATGTTGCTAACGTGAATCAGTATAATGGTTGGGACTCATGGAACACCATGTGGGACTACAACAGA GGTGTCTTTGCTGTCCGCCTTTTGTCCAAGAAAGCTTGTGTAGTTAGCAGGATAAACAGAAATGTGGTCCCCAGCTTGGAACATCTCAACAAAGCCAGCCAGGAGAAACAG AAAGCCaatgctcctcctcctccctccatgACTTACACGGTGACAAAGAACCGAGTAAGGAACGTGGCACAGTTTGGCAAACACATAGCCGCTCTGTGCAACAACATCCCTACTTATCACGCCACAGAGGTGCAAG ATCCAAGCTTGTATGAGACAGACTGCATAAAGAATTCCATTATAAACATTATGGGTATTGTCATCTGTGGGTTAACCCCCAATTGCCAGAAACTGCAGCTGTAG